The region CAGTGACAAGTCATGAAAATAAACgtgggcggaaaaaaaaaaatcacatttgtctCACGTGACTGATCACAAACGCGCGATGTCAGTACTTCACAAGGAAAAACTTGCTTGACGGAGGAGACGAATGTTTTTGACACGCAGATGTcccgtgaatttttttttcagattttggtTGTGGGGAAAATGTATACATAAAAGTCACACAtataaaaaaaccccacaatgaATAAAAATTTCATATTGGTAaaagtcaggcgtttttaaGGTGAAAAGTTGAACgtttctggggaaaaaaaattttcagaagggggggaaaaaagttattttctgTAATTtgacaaagggggaaaaattaTATTAATCGCGATTAAATGGTGTAATTAACTCAATTGCAATTAATCGCACTTTATATCTTGTATCTAAATTTCCTTTGATTTCTTTCCCACTTCTCCAACATGGAATAGTAGATCAGTTTTTCTTGAAGAAACTTTGTATGTTTTGAATAACAAACTGTGTgtatttgcagaaaaaaaaatctttatatgagcaaaaaagttttcaatatttctggcggaaaaaaaaatcctcttaaaTTTGAGAAACGATATATTTGGAGCGAAACTGAGCTAATCTAATGTCTCACCCTAGTTCTATTTTGTATCTCTCAAAGACtttcatttcagatttttttttttctcctcacttgACTGATTTCGTTTGTGTACGTGCCAGGCCCCTGCACTGACATATTTTGACCCCTAGAGGGAGACGTCATCGCAGGATGCCCACGCAGGACTTGACCGGTAAGTCATTTTTATTCGCAACaccaaatcatttcattttcatccacAAAGTGATGATGGCCGTCAAAAACGAAATCTCCATTTGGACTGACTGCGCTACAAAGGGTATTCACGTCCCCCTagtccaaaaaagaaacaaaatattatgttggggggggggggggttacgcaAGTCTTTATGATCAATTTTATTCTTGAAGTCATAAAAGTGCCGAAATGAAGGATCCAAGTCATAAAGTGTAAGTAATGGGAGCACTtgtcccccgccccaccccactCATGCATCGTGAGCTCACTTGTTAGGAGGCAGAATTCAAAGGTGGGATTTTGAGTCCCGCTTCTGGATGCggactgatggaaaaaaaaaaatgcaagccaTGAGCCGTACTGGATATGAAAGACGTCTCAGTCCCTCGGGGCCACCGCGACCTTTGCCCCGAATGCTTTGGAACATCATGACGACATCGCCCAACGCATGTTGTCAACATGTCAATTGAACAAGCGAGGGTGTCCCGGGCGCTCCGGGATGGGATGGAGGTGTCAAACCGGTGGGGAGGGGCCACCGGGTTGACACCGTGCTGAGCTTGGCTGGGAGCTGACGGGGAAGAGgaaggggtggcgggggtgggggggggtctctgcCCTGGATGTTGGTATAAAAGAGGCGCCCGGCCCAGCGGCCCTCACACATCTCAAGAAGCGGGCCGCGTTTCAGGCTTGGAAGAGAGCGCGCGCGTCATGACGGCTGACGGGATGCTTGGGGTGACCACGGCCGCCTTGCTGCTGGCGGCGCTCGGCTCGCTGGCCGGCGTGGACGCGTCGGCCTACGACAAGATTGTCAGCCACAGCCGCATCAGGGCCAGGAGCGAAGGGTAAGGACCCAAAGATCTTTTAAGGGCaggcggggaggcgggggggggggggggggggattctgttttcaagaaaaaaaggaaatgatcaCCAAAAATGGACCGAGAGAAAAAGCTTATTATTATCCTTCTGcttattattgttatcattcTAAAAAGGATCATGTcatatgaggggggggggggggattctatTTGTTTTAACAAAAGAACAGTCAGAGGAAAGAAAAATTAAGAAATTGATGAAAAATGTTCgtcaaaaaaatgcatcatataTTTTAGGATTCTATTTCATTGTTGAGTATAGGatgcacacttttcaaaataaaagtttccCATTTTTAAGATTAGAGAGCGTGCATGTGAGTAAAGAAGTTGCagatttgaggggaaaaaaaaagttgggcctTTTTCCGCCaaagtgtgaagaaaaaaaaagtcatgcaaaGGAAAAGCTCAAAATTTTTTAGGCAAAATATTTTGATCTTTTTGTGAATTGTTGCTCCtatttttggactttttttaaattgtcttgaTATAACTCAATtacattaatgaaaaaaaacgttgcAAACGAGTAATGCGAATTAACAAACtgtcatttttgacaagtgttccttcaagtggaaaaaaaaaaaaaacaaggctttgaatgtgtttcaactttcaaaacatttttgatgcgGTCAAGAAGTTGAGGTGTCGAAATCAAAAGGCGGCCCGTGAATTGATGTCCACCGAAAATGTCACACCAATGACACCAAATTTTTGGTAGCGTCTGCTTCCGTTGCGCGCCTTCTTTCTCATCACTCAACAACTTCCAccttttctgcccccccccccccaccctaatcCCTGCTTAGGCCCAACGTGTGCGCCCTGCAGCAGGTTCTGGGCACCAAGAAGAAATACTTCAGCACCTGCAGGAACTGGTACAAAGGCGCCATCTGTGGCAAGAAGGCGTAAGTGCGGCATTGCCGATGGGACAAAAATGACGCAATTtggtggaggtgggggttgggggggggggggggtcaggggggggggtcaggccaCAAAGGTGCTATCAAAGGTTCTTAAAATCAACCTACACGATGACTTTTAAAAATCCCGACCAGCAACCAGATGTCATTGAAAGCCGGCGGCGGGATTTGCGGTTTCTGCCGTCTTCTGAACAGACGTCGGCGGCTCGCATGGAAACAATTTGACGATGACGACATAAAAGCTTGCCGACAAACGACACAAGAAAACAATAACGCTGGAGCAACAGTGACTCGCGCGAGACCTTCCAGCGCAAATGCAGGAAGGAACACACAAATTGCGCCTGATGAGGCCACAGGGGGGCTTTTTGATTACTtggcaggaaaaacaaaacaaaacaaaacatcttcatCGGTGCCAGGCTCTTGCggcgcttttgtgtgtgtgtgtgtgtgtgtgtgtgtgtgtgcgctctcaCGTATTGACTTGTCAGACTGTCAAAATGTCTGAGTTGAAAATGTTTGGCTTCATGCTCGGGCCTGGCTCcttgaggctttttttgtgggtcctccCATGACAAACAATTCCACCCAGTTCCAAAGTCAACTCCCCATGCTTGGCaatcctgtgtgtgtttgttttgttttgtttaggtgCTATCcgcattttccccaaatttgCCCCCGTTTTTCATGGCAAATCCTCCAAATGATGATCAAACTTTGAAGCCGAGGAAATCCTCCCAAATGGTCGACTTCCTGTGTGAAATCGGACGTGGGGcctgagactttttggtgcatcCTTTTCGGATCAGATAACGTCCAAAACCCGGGCCGGAAATTCAACCGCCTGCCGCAGTTTGGATTTGTCGATGACGATGGAGCGGCCAATTTGGTGTCCATCGATGAAacgattaaaattttttttttttggggaccaATTCTCAATCTTTGATGGTAAAtgagaattttattttgaagcctTGAAATCTGGCCCCACATGgtggacttcctgttcaatgtcAACCAATGGCTTCTTCACAATCCACGGGCactgaattttcaaaataaaactaaaaccaTCCCATATTTAATCTGAAATCCCCCAAATGGTCCTCAAATTTTCAAAGCTCGgaattcccccaaaaaataatcagcTTCCTGTTTCGTGTTTGTGAAATCTCTTGTTGCTTGGGGTGACGGGTGTCTGGggcagattttgtttttcacattttccaagGGCGCGActgggtgagtttttttttttttttttttttctttggtcttTCCGAGTTTCATTTGCGGACATGTGGAGCACATCTGTTTGCCTGTCAGTGGGTGATGACATCATGGCTTCCTGACGTCCAGCTGCGTGCGCGGATATTCACACTTTtcacgcgcacgtgtgtgtgtgtgtgtgtgtgtgtgtgtgcgtatgagaAAGTTGTTGAGAACAAGTCGTGTTGTCTATTAACTCAGCACGCGGTCCCCAATTGAGAtgctgggggttttttttccccaaaaaggcCGGCCTGCTCCCACCGGACGAGCTTTTGTCAGCAGCCAGCCCGCCCCGTCGGCCTTGTGAATCATTCGGGAATGGCCGTGCGCAGAGATTCTCGCTTGAATTTTGTTCTCGTCACCACATCTCGTTTATTGCCCGCGAAAAGCAAAGAGAAAATTACATTCATCGAGTGGAGAgcgggcgggccggtggtgagcacgtcgacctcaaagtgcagaggtcacgggttcgatCGCGGGCCGCACGAAACGACGTGGCGGGCCGGACTGGCCCTCGGGCCTCGGCTTTGACACCGGCGGTCCAGCATTTGGCGTATTTGTGCTGGGAgtctgaattcttttttttttttttttttttttgtcttccgcccccccccctggcaGGATGGTGGTGTACGAGTGCTGTCCCGGCTACATGAAGATGGAAGGCATGAAAGGATGTCCCGCAGGTCGGTGCCGCATATTATTTacatgtatggggggggggggggggggggggagtgaacaAAATGTCCTCTCTTCAATGGTGACCATCTTCCTTGCCACGTGGGGTTTTTGCCCAAAGTGGCCCCCATCGACCACGTGTACGGCACCCTGGGCCTGGTGAGGGCGCTGCAGACGCAGCAGTACGCCGACGTGTCCAAGCTGAGGGAGGAAATCGAGGGCGGAGGCTCCTTCACCCTGTTCGCCCCCAGTGATGACGCCTGGGACCGGCTGGATGCCGtgagtagccccccccccccccaaaccgccCCCCGGAAAGAAGGCAATTGACACGGCGTTGTGATTGCAGAGCGTTCGCTCGGCGCTGGTGGGCAACGTGAACAAGGAGCTGTACAACAGCTTGCGCTTCCACATGCTCGAGCGCCGCCTGCTGACCAAAGACATGAAGGACGGCATGAGCGTCGCGTCGGCGTACCAAGACTCGGCCCTGCGCATCAACCACTACGCCAACGGGGTGATGGGCGGCGGCCCTTGAGCTCaagcgccggcgccgccgtgcCGCCAAGCTGAAACTCTcgttccgccgccgccgcgcaggTGGTGACGGTCAACTGCGCCAGGATCGTCCACGCCAACCAGGTGGCCACCAACGGCGTGGTGCACGTCATCGACGACGTCATCGGCCCCGTCAGCGGCACCATCAAAGGCTTCCTGGATGTGGAAGACCAGCTGTCCTCCTTCAGCGTAAGAACGCAGGAAACGCAggacaaaaaatttaaaaaatgccaacGCGCGGTGAGCTTTGTGCCAGCAGATGGCGGCGTTGGCCTCGGGCGCCATGGACAAGCTGGACCGGCCGGGCCACTACACGCTGTTCGCCCCCACCAACGCCGCCTTCGACCGCTTGGGGCCGGGCCACCTGGAGCGCCTCATGGGGGACAAGGACGTCATTGCAGGTACCCGCGTCGACGTCGAGCTTCGGCTTTGGACCGTTAGCCTCGTGCCACGCGTTGACTTTGGAAACGCTAAAGCGTCCTCGCTTTGGTCCGACTCTCAAAACGACCTTTGACCGGGTTTTTCGGTTGCTGGACATGTCGGCGCAGATCAGCCAGGCCCGACTTGATGTAAacgagtgcctcgttgttgccTCGTTGTGTCACCGACCGTTCCTGATCCCCGAGCCACCTCACGTCTCGTCCCGTTTGGCAGCCCTGGTGAACTACCACCTGCTGAAGAGCGTCCAGTGCTCGGAAGCCATCATGGCGGGCTCGGCGTACGAGACGGAGGAAGGCGGCAGCGTGGAGGTGGGCTGCGACGGCGACAGCCTGACCGTCAACGGCGTCAAGATGGTGCTGAAGAAGGACATCGTGGCCACCAACGGCGTCATTCACCTCATCGACCGGGTCCTGGTGCCCGACTCGGGTAaggaccgccgccgccgcgtgacCGACCGCTTTCAAATGGAACTGAACCCCCCCCTCGCCGGCCGCTGACCAGCCAAGACTGCCGTGGAACTGATGGGCAAAGACCAGAGCACCTTCAGCGACATGCTGTCCCAACTGGGCTTGGCCGCCGCCTTGGGACCCAAGACGGAGTACACGCTCCTCGCCCCCGTCAACGCGGCCTTCACCGGTGAGCCAAACGCCGCCACCTCCCGgcatcttgcccccccccccccagctcccaCATCTGAAGCGACCGTCTCCCCGTCGCTTGCCTTTGCCAGACGAGGTGATGGCGACGGACGGCGCGCTGCTCAAGCGCCTCCTGCAGAACCACATCCTGAAGCGCAAGGTCACGctggaccagctctacaacGGACAGCTGCTGGAGACCACCGGCGGGAAGCTGCTGCGAGTCTTCATCTACCGCACGGTGAGCTTCCAAGACGGGCCAAATTTGAGccgcgtcgcccccccccccgccccccctgacGTCAACGTTGCCATCTGGCTTGGCTTTGCGGCCGTGGTCTGGCAAATCGGTTTTAGGCGGCGTGCATCGAGAACGCCTGCATGGTGCGCGGCAGCAAGCGAGGCAGCAACGGCGTCCTCCACCTCATCAGGACCATCATCAGAACCTCGCACAAGACCACCTACGACATCCTCAAGGCCGACGGCCGCTTCAAGTCAGGACAAGTACTCCTTTGGCCGGGAAATTTCTCAaaaggggggagggtggggggggggcacatgtgttggacatccaaaaaaaaaaacaaatcatcaccTCATCATATGCACATTTTGGTTGTGCttgatgatcccccccccccaaaatctggaatgagtttgacagcatttgtgtccagtccaagacttttttttgggggggtgggggtgtaaaCGATTTTCTTTTTGGCTGGCTTTGTAATTTTCCATGTCTCTTGACATGCTGGAAGAAGAACGCCAGGCAATGTTTGGCTTCCATGTTTGacgtccaaaacaaaacaagtttctgtttttgcttctttttatgTCGCTGGATTTTCTAAATCCAACTTGGCCGTCACGAATGGAGACGGCGGCTCGAGCTGACCCCCCTTTTGATTTGGacgtgaaatgaaatgaaaactcgTTTATCTCCCGATGGTGACAGCCATTTGTTTTGCTTCCAAAATGGCCGGCGTCTCGCCATCACCAACGCAGCCTTTTCCTGTCCCTGATGGCGACGGCCAATCTGACCGAGCTGCTGGAGCGAGACGGCTCCTTCACCGTCTTCGCGCCGACCGACGACGCCTTCGCCGACATGACGGCTGACGACATGGCGCTGCTGAAAAGTCCGTCGCccggctcggctcggctcggccGCGTTCGAGGCTCCGCCGAGCCGGCAAAGAAAAAATTGGGCTTTTGCCTTCCGCCAGGCGACCCGACGGCGCTGAGGACCATCCTGCTCTACCACGTGGCCCGCGGCATCTTCATCAATGGCGGCCTGGAAGGGGGCGTGACCAATCTGCTCAAGACGCTGCAGGGCAGGAACCTGCACGTTTTGTCCGTAAGTTGACAGCAAAATATCGGGCCTTTTCGGCCTCGGATGCGATCTCTGGCGGCGCTCCCGACATTGTTCGGGAGCTGGCGGGCCTCCTTCCCGAGCTCCCGGTCGGCCCCCGCGGGGCTCGCCGCTGAACGTCGGAGGTGGGCGGGCGGGCCTGGACGAGGGGAAAGCGATCCCGGGGGTGACTCAGCCGGGGCCTCTTGATTGCAGGAAGCGCCGTCACCAAGCTGAGCGGTCTGCTTTCGCCATCAACTCGCAAACTTAACACCAGGAAGTCACTGGAGAGGGAATCGGAATCCCTGCTCTCGATCGAGCGGACAAACTGCGAGTTTTTGTTGGCGGCATCCCCAAATTTTGGGCCTTCAACGTGTtgtcaaaagcttttaaaaaatttGAAGGCCAAACTGCGATTGTCCCGTGAGCAGCTGACAGTTTCTGGCCGACGGTGGTCGCTGTGCCGGAGCAACCGCTCAACTTTGCTCCGTGGAATATTTTTCCGAGTCATCGAGAGGACGCGTCGAATTGAGAGTTAGGACCACCAGGGGTTGACGATGAGGAGCTTTAGCTTTAGCGTTAGCTTTTATGCTACGCTAAACGCCCGTTCATTGTCGCAGCCACCGTAGGCTTACCCGAGAGTCTTCTTCCTTTGTGGGTCTCCAGGTGAACAACTCCATTCACGTCAACTCCGTGGACGTTGCCACGAGTGATCTGATGGCCACCAACGGCGTCATCCACGTGGTCAACAACCTTCTCTATCCAGCGGGTTGGCACTTTTACtaccccaaaaatgttcaaaaagcagcagcaggagcagctCCTCTCCGATGATGCCTGATTCTTTTCGGGTTTTTTGTCCTTGCAGACCTTCCGGTGGGTCGCGAGGACCTGCTGCTCCTCCTCAGGAAGCTAATCAAGTACATCAAGAttaaggtgtgtgtgtatgtgtgtgtgaactgATACCGTGACAAAAACTGGCAATGTTTGTGGCCCCAAATGACGTTCCAATTTCCctccaaaacacaaaatgatcgAGGAGCAATCACGTGAACGTTGCCACGGAGATGATTGCGAACCTGCCAGGTGACGACtcctgctttgtttttgttccccgCAGTACGTGTCAGGATTCTCTTACTCGGAGATcccgctcaccttcctcagtaaGTCTGGTCCCTCTCCTCGGCCTGAGCTTCGCCTCGCAAATATGCTCCGGCTGAAGCTCTTTTGTTCATCCGCAGGGAGGACCGTCACCGTGACAAAGTACACCGAGAAAGGTAGGGGCTCCCGCTCGCGCGCTCAGATTGGGCGGACCCGTTTGCGCCAAGTA is a window of Hippocampus zosterae strain Florida chromosome 16, ASM2543408v3, whole genome shotgun sequence DNA encoding:
- the LOC127589015 gene encoding periostin-like isoform X4, which codes for MTADGMLGVTTAALLLAALGSLAGVDASAYDKIVSHSRIRARSEGPNVCALQQVLGTKKKYFSTCRNWYKGAICGKKAMVVYECCPGYMKMEGMKGCPAVAPIDHVYGTLGLVRALQTQQYADVSKLREEIEGGGSFTLFAPSDDAWDRLDASVRSALVGNVNKELYNSLRFHMLERRLLTKDMKDGMSVASAYQDSALRINHYANGVVTVNCARIVHANQVATNGVVHVIDDVIGPVSGTIKGFLDVEDQLSSFSQMAALASGAMDKLDRPGHYTLFAPTNAAFDRLGPGHLERLMGDKDVIAALVNYHLLKSVQCSEAIMAGSAYETEEGGSVEVGCDGDSLTVNGVKMVLKKDIVATNGVIHLIDRVLVPDSAKTAVELMGKDQSTFSDMLSQLGLAAALGPKTEYTLLAPVNAAFTDEVMATDGALLKRLLQNHILKRKVTLDQLYNGQLLETTGGKLLRVFIYRTAACIENACMVRGSKRGSNGVLHLIRTIIRTSHKTTYDILKADGRFNLFLSLMATANLTELLERDGSFTVFAPTDDAFADMTADDMALLKSDPTALRTILLYHVARGIFINGGLEGGVTNLLKTLQGRNLHVLSVNNSIHVNSVDVATSDLMATNGVIHVVNNLLYPADLPVGREDLLLLLRKLIKYIKIKYVSGFSYSEIPLTFLRRTVTVTKYTEKVPEPTEVVRVFEERPSLTEGEPVVTELTGVVEREPSVTKVTRVIGEPGVRKVTRVIEGGHVVSEHKTVAGGAKSPAEFEPHIIEGPDFSKITTIHGDPSLIEQESERITKLIQEGGKFAGVRNAPAGMRRRRTRLVRRHRKTAPH
- the LOC127589015 gene encoding periostin-like isoform X2, yielding MTADGMLGVTTAALLLAALGSLAGVDASAYDKIVSHSRIRARSEGPNVCALQQVLGTKKKYFSTCRNWYKGAICGKKAMVVYECCPGYMKMEGMKGCPAVAPIDHVYGTLGLVRALQTQQYADVSKLREEIEGGGSFTLFAPSDDAWDRLDASVRSALVGNVNKELYNSLRFHMLERRLLTKDMKDGMSVASAYQDSALRINHYANGVVTVNCARIVHANQVATNGVVHVIDDVIGPVSGTIKGFLDVEDQLSSFSMAALASGAMDKLDRPGHYTLFAPTNAAFDRLGPGHLERLMGDKDVIAALVNYHLLKSVQCSEAIMAGSAYETEEGGSVEVGCDGDSLTVNGVKMVLKKDIVATNGVIHLIDRVLVPDSAKTAVELMGKDQSTFSDMLSQLGLAAALGPKTEYTLLAPVNAAFTDEVMATDGALLKRLLQNHILKRKVTLDQLYNGQLLETTGGKLLRVFIYRTAACIENACMVRGSKRGSNGVLHLIRTIIRTSHKTTYDILKADGRFNLFLSLMATANLTELLERDGSFTVFAPTDDAFADMTADDMALLKSDPTALRTILLYHVARGIFINGGLEGGVTNLLKTLQGRNLHVLSVNNSIHVNSVDVATSDLMATNGVIHVVNNLLYPADLPVGREDLLLLLRKLIKYIKIKYVSGFSYSEIPLTFLSKSGPSPRPELRLANMLRLKLFCSSAGRTVTVTKYTEKVPEPTEVVRVFEERPSLTEVAEGKPSITEVTRVIQRQPTITRVVVAAAQGEPVVTELTGVVEREPSVTKVTRVIGEPGVRKVTRVIEGGHVVSEHKTVAGPDFSKITTIHGDPSLIEQESERITKLIQEGGKFAGVRNAPAGMRRRRTRLVRRHRKTAPH
- the LOC127589015 gene encoding periostin-like isoform X1, which encodes MTADGMLGVTTAALLLAALGSLAGVDASAYDKIVSHSRIRARSEGPNVCALQQVLGTKKKYFSTCRNWYKGAICGKKAMVVYECCPGYMKMEGMKGCPAVAPIDHVYGTLGLVRALQTQQYADVSKLREEIEGGGSFTLFAPSDDAWDRLDASVRSALVGNVNKELYNSLRFHMLERRLLTKDMKDGMSVASAYQDSALRINHYANGVVTVNCARIVHANQVATNGVVHVIDDVIGPVSGTIKGFLDVEDQLSSFSMAALASGAMDKLDRPGHYTLFAPTNAAFDRLGPGHLERLMGDKDVIAALVNYHLLKSVQCSEAIMAGSAYETEEGGSVEVGCDGDSLTVNGVKMVLKKDIVATNGVIHLIDRVLVPDSAKTAVELMGKDQSTFSDMLSQLGLAAALGPKTEYTLLAPVNAAFTDEVMATDGALLKRLLQNHILKRKVTLDQLYNGQLLETTGGKLLRVFIYRTAACIENACMVRGSKRGSNGVLHLIRTIIRTSHKTTYDILKADGRFNLFLSLMATANLTELLERDGSFTVFAPTDDAFADMTADDMALLKSDPTALRTILLYHVARGIFINGGLEGGVTNLLKTLQGRNLHVLSVNNSIHVNSVDVATSDLMATNGVIHVVNNLLYPADLPVGREDLLLLLRKLIKYIKIKYVSGFSYSEIPLTFLSKSGPSPRPELRLANMLRLKLFCSSAGRTVTVTKYTEKVPEPTEVVRVFEERPSLTEVAEGKPSITEVTRVIQRQPTITRVVVAAAQGEPVVTELTGVVEREPSVTKVTRVIGEPGVRKVTRVIEGGHVVSEHKTVAGGAKSPAEFEPHIIEGPDFSKITTIHGDPSLIEQESERITKLIQEGGKFAGVRNAPAGMRRRRTRLVRRHRKTAPH
- the LOC127589015 gene encoding periostin-like isoform X3, coding for MTADGMLGVTTAALLLAALGSLAGVDASAYDKIVSHSRIRARSEGPNVCALQQVLGTKKKYFSTCRNWYKGAICGKKAMVVYECCPGYMKMEGMKGCPAVAPIDHVYGTLGLVRALQTQQYADVSKLREEIEGGGSFTLFAPSDDAWDRLDASVRSALVGNVNKELYNSLRFHMLERRLLTKDMKDGMSVASAYQDSALRINHYANGVVTVNCARIVHANQVATNGVVHVIDDVIGPVSGTIKGFLDVEDQLSSFSQMAALASGAMDKLDRPGHYTLFAPTNAAFDRLGPGHLERLMGDKDVIAALVNYHLLKSVQCSEAIMAGSAYETEEGGSVEVGCDGDSLTVNGVKMVLKKDIVATNGVIHLIDRVLVPDSAKTAVELMGKDQSTFSDMLSQLGLAAALGPKTEYTLLAPVNAAFTDEVMATDGALLKRLLQNHILKRKVTLDQLYNGQLLETTGGKLLRVFIYRTAACIENACMVRGSKRGSNGVLHLIRTIIRTSHKTTYDILKADGRFNLFLSLMATANLTELLERDGSFTVFAPTDDAFADMTADDMALLKSDPTALRTILLYHVARGIFINGGLEGGVTNLLKTLQGRNLHVLSVNNSIHVNSVDVATSDLMATNGVIHVVNNLLYPADLPVGREDLLLLLRKLIKYIKIKYVSGFSYSEIPLTFLRRTVTVTKYTEKVPEPTEVVRVFEERPSLTEVAEGKPSITEVTRVIQRQPTITRVVVAAAQGEPVVTELTGVVEREPSVTKVTRVIGEPGVRKVTRVIEGGHVVSEHKTVAGGAKSPAEFEPHIIEGPDFSKITTIHGDPSLIEQESERITKLIQEGGKFAGVRNAPAGMRRRRTRLVRRHRKTAPH